The Henckelia pumila isolate YLH828 chromosome 2, ASM3356847v2, whole genome shotgun sequence genome includes a window with the following:
- the LOC140884976 gene encoding pectinesterase inhibitor 7-like: protein MKTLLRPFVQLLSTAVFFHLLHVSSASASPTSYIRSSCDTSTLYPDLCYFSLVRYANAVQQDPARLARAAIGVSLFKAKRVASYISNLTSLGDYGPDPRAAAALHDCFSVFGDAVDQIRGSLKQMRRLRGARRGEELMFEMSNVQTWMSAALTNEDTCTDGLADVADGPMKIDVCDRAVRVKEVTSNALALVNSFVAKVMVP from the coding sequence ATGAAAACTTTATTACGTCCATTTGTCCAGCTCCTCTCCACCGCCGTGTTCTTCCACCTCCTCCATGTCTCCTCCGCCTCCGCCTCTCCCACAAGCTACATCCGTTCGAGCTGCGACACCAGTACTCTCTACCCCGATCTCTGCTACTTCTCCCTAGTACGCTACGCCAACGCCGTGCAACAAGACCCGGCTCGGCTCGCTCGTGCAGCCATCGGCGTCAGCCTCTTCAAAGCCAAGCGCGTGGCCTCCTACATCTCCAACCTCACCAGCCTCGGCGACTACGGACCCGACCCCCGCGCAGCCGCGGCTCTGCATGACTGCTTCAGCGTCTTCGGAGACGCGGTGGACCAGATACGCGGCTCGCTGAAGCAGATGCGCCGGCTGAGGGGAGCCCGCCGCGGGGAGGAGCTGATGTTCGAGATGAGCAACGTGCAGACGTGGATGAGCGCCGCTCTGACGAACGAGGACACGTGCACGGACGGGCTCGCGGACGTGGCCGACGGGCCGATGAAGATCGACGTGTGCGATCGGGCCGTGAGGGTGAAGGAGGTGACCAGCAATGCGCTAGCTTTAGTGAATAGTTTCGTGGCTAAGGTTATGGTCCCATGA